One window of Triticum dicoccoides isolate Atlit2015 ecotype Zavitan chromosome 5A, WEW_v2.0, whole genome shotgun sequence genomic DNA carries:
- the LOC119297254 gene encoding endoglucanase 4-like: MGSSKACMSTHLIAVLCLVAGARSAAAFNYADALDKAVLFFEAQRSGKLPPGQRVAWRADSALSDGNASNVDLVGGYYDAGDNVKFGLPMAFTVTMLSWSVVEFGGAMPGGQLANAEAAVRWGADYLLKAATATPGALYVQVADPYQDHRCWERPEDMDTPRAAYKVTSQSPGSDVAGETAAALAAASVVFRARDPAYSSKLLRAARQVFDFADRYRGSYSNSLSSVVCPFYCSYSGYQDELLWAATWLHLASSPSPSSQGMYMSYINSNGHNLGAEQDSYTVSWDDKRAATKVLLSKVLLQNRVEGLRTYKAHADKYICSLVPGAGGFQSQYTPGGLLFKEGDSNMEYVTSTAFLLLTYAKYLGSTGGAASCGSTAVTPSTLVSLAKKQVDYILGANPAGMSYMVGFGARYPRRVHHRGASMPSVRDHPARIGCDEGFHYLHSSDPDRNVLVGAVVGGPDQSDSYSDSRDNYAQAEPSTYTNAPLVGALAFFAGPRTA; the protein is encoded by the exons ATGGGATCCTCCAAAGCTTGCATGTCGACTCACCTGATCGCCGTCCTCTGCCTGGTCGCCGGTGCGCGCAGCGCCGCGGCGTTCAACTACGCGGACGCCCTCGacaaggcggtcctcttcttcgagGCGCAGCGCTCGGGGAAGCTGCCGCCGGGCCAACGCGTGGCGTGGCGCGCCGACTCCGCCCTGTCCGATGGCAACGCCTCCAAT GTGGACCTTGTCGGCGGCTACTACGACGCCGGGGACAACGTCAAGTTCGGCCTGCCCATGGCGTTCACGGTGACCATGCTGTCGTGGAGCGTGGTGGAGTTCGGCGGCGCGATGCCGGGCGGCCAGCTCGCCAACGCCGAGGCGGCGGTGCGGTGGGGCGCCGACTACCTGCTCaaggcggcgacggcgacgccggGCGCGCTGTACGTGCAGGTGGCGGACCCGTACCAGGACCACCGGTGCTGGGAGCGGCCGGAGGACATGGACACGCCGCGCGCCGCGTACAAGGTGACGTCCCAGAGCCCCGGGTCGGACGTGGCCGGCGAGACCGCGGCGGCACTGGCCGCGGCCTCCGTGGTGTTCCGGGCCCGCGACCCGGCCTACTCGTCCAAGCTGCTCCGCGCCGCTCGGCAGGTGTTTGATTTCGCGGACCGGTACCGGGGCTCCTACAGCAACTCGCTCAGCTCCGTTGTGTGTCCCTTCTACTGCTCCTACTCCGGCTACCAG GACGAGCTCCTTTGGGCGGCGACGTGGCTGCACCtggcgtcgtcgccgtcgccgagctcgcaagGCATGTACATGTCGTACATCAACTCCAACGGGCACAATCTGGGCGCGGAGCAAGACAGCTACACCGTCAGCTGGGACGACAAGCGCGCCGCCACCAAAGTCCTCCTCTCCAAGGTGTTGCTGCAGAACCGGGTGGAGGGCTTGCGCACGTACAAGGCGCACGCCGACAAATACATCTGCTCCCTCGTCCCCGGCGCCGGCGGCTTCCAGTCGCAGTACACGCCAGGAGGCCTCCTGTTCAAGGAAGGAGATAGCAACATGGAGTACGTGACCTCCACGGCCTTCCTGCTCCTCACCTACGCCAAGTACCTCGGCTCCACCGGCGGCGCCGCCTCCTGCGGCTCCACCGCcgtcacgccctccaccctcgtctcGCTCGCCAAGAAGCAG GTGGACTACATCCTGGGCGCGAACCCGGCGGGGATGTCGTACATGGTGGGGTTCGGGGCGCGGTACCCGAGGCGCGTGCACCACCGGGGCGCCTCCATGCCATCGGTGCGCGACCACCCGGCCCGCATCGGCTGCGACGAGGGGTTCCACTACCTGCACTCGTCCGACCCGGACCGCAACGTGCTCGTCGGCGCCGTCGTCGGCGGCCCCGACCAGAGCGACAGCTACTCCGACAGCCGCGACAACTATGCGCAGGCCGAGCCGTCCACCTACACCAACGCGCCGCTCGTCGGCGCCCTCGCCTTCTTCGCGGGGCCACGCACGGCATAG